A genome region from Arachis duranensis cultivar V14167 chromosome 6, aradu.V14167.gnm2.J7QH, whole genome shotgun sequence includes the following:
- the LOC107492009 gene encoding protein CHLOROPLAST J-LIKE DOMAIN 1, chloroplastic, translating to MASAVSNALFPNQLTLSHIHTSRHRPQPSPFLLRFHNTWSTRAKLFCSAASAAGAGSSSSNPDGDFNPYEVLGVSPIERFDMIKAAYAKKKKEAEISGDEATASRLEKAYDKLMMAQLTNRKKGVTFGSFKVSKDIKYADKQPIIPWGPRFAKSTTNDTRINLAISAVFTAWILVRRSAEYKPLQFLAFAFVYRLFEKLKSFESPATRTYNEEGEDTGEGLRMGKRLLRSLALVFGCVALSSVGYTIFLNIIEYAGGFIPAALYNSQELIITTSSAVMLYILATYYR from the exons ATGGCTTCGGCAGTCTCCAACGCACTTTTCCCTAATCAATTGACTCTCTCACACATCCACACTTCCCGCCACAGACCTCAACCCTCTCCCTTTCTTCTCAg GTTCCACAATACATGGAGTACCAGGGCCAAGCTTTTCTGTTCTGCTGCTTCTGCAGCTGGAGCTGGAAGTTCCAGCTCCAATCCTGACGGTGACTTCAACCCTTACGAG GTTCTAGGTGTTAGTCCTATTGAAAGATTTGACATGATCAAGGCTGCATatgcgaaaaagaagaaggaggctGAGATTAGCGGCGACGAAGCTACTGCTTCCCGG TTGGAGAAGGCATATGACAAACTCATGATGGCTCAGTTGACTAATCGGAAAAAGGGTGTGACTTTTGGATCATTTAAG GTTTCGAAGGACATCAAGTATGCTGACAAGCAGCCAATTATACCTTGGGGGCCAAG GTTTGCTAAATCAACTACAAATGATACACGCATCAACTTGGCAATATCTGCTGTTTTC ACAGCTTGGATCCTTGTTAGGCGGAGTGCTGAATATAAACCTTTGCAATTTTTAGCATTTGCTTTTGTTTATAGGCTATTTGAGAAGTTAAAATCATTTGAATCTCCTGCAACCCGAACATATAAT GAAGAAGGTGAGGATACCGGAGAAGGTCTGCGTATGGGAAAACGATTGCTTCGATCTCTGGCATTGGTGTTTGGTTGTGTAGCTTTGTCATCTGTG GGATACACTATCTTTTTGAACATAATTGAGTATGCAGGTGGTTTTATTCCCGCTGCCCTTTACAACAGCCAG GAGTTGATAATCACCACTTCATCGGCGGTAATGCTTTATATTTTGGCAACTTATTATAGATAG
- the LOC107491849 gene encoding transcription factor MYB4 — MAKTPCCERMGLKKGPWTAEEDQILISFIHRYGHGNWRALPKQAGLLRCGKSCRLRWINYLRPDIKRGKFSKEEEEAILKLHAILGNRWSAIAARLPGRTDNEIKNFWHTHLKKRIEKSEVHNNGISGSKYSSQIITMPRVVAAIAPSSGSAASSFNDGLSSTSRNRSSSSPNIIAGPGFCSAITSSSGETMGNHNDGSIQLSEEMEFWYNIFIKSGQLS; from the exons ATGGCAAAAACTCCTTGTTGTGAGAGAATGGGTTTGAAGAAGGGACCCTGGACTGCTGAAGAAGATCAGATATTGATATCTTTCATTCATAGATATGGCCATGGAAACTGGCGTGCACTTCCTAAACAAGCTG GTTTGTTAAGGTGTGGCAAGAGTTGTAGGCTTCGTTGGATAAATTACCTGAGGCCAGATATTAAAAGAGGGAAATTCagcaaggaagaggaagaggccaTTCTCAAACTTCATGCAATTCTTGGAAATAG GTGGTCGGCGATTGCAGCAAGATTACCGGGTCGTACAGATAATGAAATAAAGAACTTTTGGCACACTCATTTGAAGAAAAGGATTGAGAAAAGTGAAGTGCACAATAATGGCATCAGTGGTAGTAAATATTCCTCACAAATCATCACCATGCCAAGAGTAGTAGCAGCAATTGCACCAAGTAGTGGTAGTGCTGCTTCTAGCTTCAATGATGGTTTATCCTCAACCTCAAGGAATAGATCAAGTTCATCACCAAATATTATTGCAGGACCAGGATTTTGCAGTGCAATAACATCCTCTTCAGGTGAAACCATGGGAAATCATAACGATGGTTCCATTCAGCTCAGTGAAGAGATGGAATTTTGGTACAATATATTCATCAAATCAGGACAGCTATCTTAA